From the Taeniopygia guttata chromosome 20, bTaeGut7.mat, whole genome shotgun sequence genome, one window contains:
- the ADNP gene encoding activity-dependent neuroprotector homeobox protein isoform X1, with amino-acid sequence MEYCMLGTSAFHKVQQQLMMPRKAFLSQKEKQARARERDMLKKRRRRQDYLKRSVEPQKNTETIKWHRDDEKRRENEQVKDKDIKKRWRQDERERRKNVDAMNWHREEEKRENERETMFQLPVNNLGSLRKARKTVKKILSDIGLEYCKEHIEDFKQFEPNDFYLKNTTWEDVGLWDPSLTKNQDYRTKPFCCSACPFSSKFFSAYKSHFRNVHSEDFENRILLNCPYCTFNADKKTLETHIKIFHAPNASTPSGGISTFKDKNKHESLKPKQADSVEQAVYYCKKCTYRDPLYEIVRKHIYREHFQHVAAPYVAKGGEKSLNGAVPLSSGAREEGGIHCKRCLFMPKSYEALVQHVIEDHERIGYQVTAMIGHTNVVVPRSKPLMLIAPKPQDKKPMGLPQRMGALSAGSVRSLSSQQMMNRLTIPKPTLNSAGVNMMSNVHLQQNNYGVKSVPPSYVGQPGGRLSLSGNTPVSLSQQSQSMKQFSASGNGRPYTLGGEQRSQASARYSLQSANSSSLSSAQLKQTSLSQSQAASRALGQSGSKSPVAATGPSAINTSSTQKWKICTICNELFPENVYSVHFEKEHKAEKVPAVANYIMKIHNFTSKCLYCNRYLPTDTLLNHMLIHGLSCPYCRSTFNDVEKMAAHMRMVHVDEEMGPKTDSTLTFDLTLQQGSHTNIHLLVTTYNLRDAPAESVAYHAQNTPPVPPKPQPKIQEKSDVPVKSSPQAAVPYKKDVGKTLCPLCFSILKGPISDALAHHLRERHQVIQTVHPVEKKLTYKCIHCLGVYTSNMTASTITLHLVHCRGVGKTQNGQDKGTSSRLGQSPAAAPVKRAYEHMEFPLMKKRKMDDDDSPSAFEEKPEEPVVLALDPKGHEDDSYEARKTFLTKYFNKQPYPTRREIEKLAASLWLWKSDIASHFSNKRKKCVRDCEKYKPGVLLGFNMKELNKVKHEMDFDAEWLFENHDEKNSRVNASKTVDKKINLEKDNDSSSDSYENLEEEYSESRSPFGQRVPDVAGKASSDGAVQNPQDGLAKEIVEENTLQSPEKAEQKQEESSKYEEMIAAEEPTKLVGDVSDSEGDQDDQDDAVEWKDGASQSESGPGSQQVSDFEDNALEVKPEVWTDESSQSEDAGSSKPTVEAKGGGSESDEEQSKWKNRSYGKVEGFWSKDQSQWKNASELEESLASEQMEWQSSTMDSEDGEGFGAVGAEPMHGSLPGVELSSQQA; translated from the exons ATGGAGTATTGCATGCTGGGAACAAGTGCTTTCCATAAG GTACAGCAGCAGCTCATGATGCCCCGtaaagcttttctttcccagaaagaaaagcaggctCGTGCCAGGGAAAGGGATATGTTAAAAAAGAGGAGGAGGCGACAAGACTATCTCAAGAGAAGCGTGGAGCcgcagaaaaacacagaaacaatAAAATGGCACAGGGATGAtgagaagaggagagaaaatgagCAAGTTAAGGACAAAGATATCAAGAAGCGATGGAGACAGGATGAGAGAGAACGACGAAAGAATGTGGACGCTATGAATTGGCacagggaagaggagaagagggaaaatgaGCGAG AAACTATGTTCCAACTTCCTGTCAACAACCTTGGCAGTTTAAGAAAGGCCCggaaaactgtgaaaaaaatacttagtGACATTGGTTTGGAATACTGTAAAGAACATATAGAA gatTTTAAGCAGTTTGAACCTAATGacttttatttgaaaaacacTACATGGGAGGATGTGGGACTGTGGGACCCATCGCTTACAAAGAACCAG GACTATCGGACAAAGCCCTTTTGCTGCAGTGCATGTCCCTTCTCCTCGAAGTTCTTTTCAGCCTACAAAAGCCACTTCCGGAATGTTCACAGCGAAGACTTTGAGAACAGGATCCTGCTCAACTGCCCCTACTGTACCTTCAACGCGGACAAAAAGACTTTGGAAACGCACATTAAAATATTCCATGCTCCCAATGCCAGTACACCGAGTGGAGGCATCAGCACTTTCaaagataaaaacaaacacGAGAGCCTTAAACCCAAGCAGGCTGACAGTGTGGAACAAGCTGTTTATTACTGTAAGAAGTGCACTTACCGTGACCCGCTCTACGAAATCGTTCGAAAGCACATTTACAGGGAACATTTTCAGCACGTTGCTGCTCCTTACGTAGCCAAGGGAGGCGAAAAGTCCCTCAATGGTGCGGTTCCGTTGAGCTCCGGCGCCCGAGAGGAGGGGGGTATCCACTGCAAACGATGCCTTTTCATGCCGAAATCCTACGAAGCTTTAGTCCAACACGTGATCGAAGACCACGAACGGATCGGATACCAGGTCACGGCGATGATAGGTCACACCAACGTAGTGGTTCCGAGATCCAAACCTTTGATGCTAATAGCTCCCAAACCCCAGGATAAAAAGCCTATGGGACTCCCTCAGAGGATGGGCGCCCTCTCTGCTGGCAGTGTCCGCTCGCTCTCATCACAGCAGATGATGAACAGACTCACTATACCAAAGCCCACGTTAAATTCTGCAGGAGTCAACATGATGTCAAATGTTCACCTCCAGCAGAACAATTACGGGGTTAAATCAGTCCCCCCCAGTTACGTTGGTCAGCCAGGGGGGAGGCTCAGCCTCAGTGGCAACACACCTGTTTCTCTTTCCCAACAATCACAAAGCATGAAACAGTTTTCAGCGAGTGGCAATGGAAGGCCTTACACTctgggaggggagcagaggtCCCAGGCCTCAGCCAGGTACTCGCTGCAGTCTGCCAACTCCTCCTCGCTGTCCTCGGCGCAGCTCAAACAGACGTCACTGTCGCAGTCCCAGGCAGCATCCAGAGCTCTGGGTCAGTCTGGCTCCAAATCCCCCGTGGCTGCTACGGGTCCTTCCGCTATCAACACCTCGTCCACGCAGAAGTGGAAAATCTGTACCATCTGCAACGAGCTGTTCCCCGAAAATGTGTACAGTGTCCACTTTGAGAAGGAGCACAAGGCCGAGAAGGTGCCTGCGGTAGCCAACTACATCATGAAAATCCATAACTTCACGAGCAAATGTCTCTACTGTAACCGCTACCTGCCCACGGACACGCTGCTCAATCACATGCTGATCCACGGGCTCTCCTGCCCCTACTGCCGCTCCACCTTCAACGACGTGGAGAAAATGGCTGCCCACATGCGCATGGTGCACGTGGACGAGGAGATGGGACCTAAAACTGACTCCACCCTGACCTTTGATTTGACATTGCAGCAGGGCAGCCACACGAACATACACCTCCTTGTCACCACCTACAACCTGCGGGATGCTCCTGCCGAATCCGTAGCTTACCATGCTCAGAACACTCCCCCTGTCCCGCCAAAACCGCAGCCCAAAATCCAGGAGAAATCTGACGTACCCGTCAAAAGTTCTCCACAAGCAGCGGTGCCCTACAAAAAAGACGTGGGGAAAACTCTGTGTCCTCTGTGCTTTTCGATTCTAAAAGGCCCCATCTCTGACGCGCTGGCACATCACCTCCGGGAGAGGCACCAGGTGATCCAGACGGTTCACCCCGTGGAGAAGAAGCTGACCTACAAGTGCATCCACTGCCTGGGCGTGTACACGAGCAACATGACGGCCTCCACCATAACGCTGCACCTGGTGCACTGCAGGGGCGTGGGCAAGACCCAGAACgggcaggacaaggggacaTCGTCCCGGCTGGGCCAGTCCCCGGCGGCCGCGCCAGTGAAACGCGCCTACGAACACATGGAGTTCCCTCtgatgaagaagaggaagatgGACGACGATGACTCCCCCTCTGCCTTTGAGGAGAAGCCTGAAGAGCCTGTAGTTCTAGCACTGGACCCCAAGGGTCATGAAGATGATTCCTACGAAGCCAGGAAAACATTtcttacaaaatatttcaataagCAGCCCTACCCCACTCGGAGAGAGATTGAAAAGCTGGCGGCCAGTCTGTGGCTCTGGAAATCTGACATCGCATCTCACTTCAgcaacaaaaggaagaaatgtgTTAGGGATtgtgaaaaatataaacccGGGGTGCTGCTGGGCTTCAACATGAAAGAACTGAACAAAGTCAAACATGAGATGGATTTTGATGCTGAATGGCTGTTTGAAAACCACGATGAGAAGAATTCCAGAGTCAATGCCAGTAAGACTGTTGATAAAAAAATCAACCTAGAAAAAGACAATGACAGTTCCTCAGACAGCTACGAAAACCTAGAGGAGGAATACAGCGAGAGCCGCAGTCCCTTTGGCCAGCGCGTCCCTGATGTGGCTGGGAAGGCCTCGTCCGACGGTGCAGTGCAGAACCCCCAGGACGGCTTAGCCAAGGAAATCGTGGAGGAAAACACGTTACAGTCTCCAGAGAAGGCTGAGCAAAAACAAGAGGAAAGCTCTAAATACGAAGAGATGATTGCTGCTGAAGAGCCAACAAAGCTGGTAGGTGACGTTTCGGATAGTGAAGGTGATCAGGATGACCAGGATGATGCAGTGGAATGGAAAGATGGAGCTTCCCAGTCTGAAAGCGGGCCTGGCTCCCAGCAGGTTTCAGATTTTGAAGATAATGCCTTGGAGGTAAAACCAGAAGTGTGGACAGATGAATCTTCCCAAAGCGAAGATGCCGGGAGCAGTAAACCCACTGTGGAGGCCAAGGGGGGTGGATCTGAAAGCGATGAAGAACAGTCAAAGTGGAAGAATCGTTCCTATGGAAAAGTAGAAGGGTTTTGGTCCAAGGACCAGTCGCAATGGAAAAACGCCTCCGAGCTGGAGGAGAGCCTGGCCAGCGAGCAGATGGAGTGGCAGAGCAGCACAATGGACAGCGAGGACGGCGAGGGCTTCGGGGCCGTGGGGGCTGAGCCCATGCACGGCAGCCTGCCCGGGGTGGAGCTCAGCAGCCAGCAGGCGTGA
- the ADNP gene encoding activity-dependent neuroprotector homeobox protein isoform X2, giving the protein MMPRKAFLSQKEKQARARERDMLKKRRRRQDYLKRSVEPQKNTETIKWHRDDEKRRENEQVKDKDIKKRWRQDERERRKNVDAMNWHREEEKRENERETMFQLPVNNLGSLRKARKTVKKILSDIGLEYCKEHIEDFKQFEPNDFYLKNTTWEDVGLWDPSLTKNQDYRTKPFCCSACPFSSKFFSAYKSHFRNVHSEDFENRILLNCPYCTFNADKKTLETHIKIFHAPNASTPSGGISTFKDKNKHESLKPKQADSVEQAVYYCKKCTYRDPLYEIVRKHIYREHFQHVAAPYVAKGGEKSLNGAVPLSSGAREEGGIHCKRCLFMPKSYEALVQHVIEDHERIGYQVTAMIGHTNVVVPRSKPLMLIAPKPQDKKPMGLPQRMGALSAGSVRSLSSQQMMNRLTIPKPTLNSAGVNMMSNVHLQQNNYGVKSVPPSYVGQPGGRLSLSGNTPVSLSQQSQSMKQFSASGNGRPYTLGGEQRSQASARYSLQSANSSSLSSAQLKQTSLSQSQAASRALGQSGSKSPVAATGPSAINTSSTQKWKICTICNELFPENVYSVHFEKEHKAEKVPAVANYIMKIHNFTSKCLYCNRYLPTDTLLNHMLIHGLSCPYCRSTFNDVEKMAAHMRMVHVDEEMGPKTDSTLTFDLTLQQGSHTNIHLLVTTYNLRDAPAESVAYHAQNTPPVPPKPQPKIQEKSDVPVKSSPQAAVPYKKDVGKTLCPLCFSILKGPISDALAHHLRERHQVIQTVHPVEKKLTYKCIHCLGVYTSNMTASTITLHLVHCRGVGKTQNGQDKGTSSRLGQSPAAAPVKRAYEHMEFPLMKKRKMDDDDSPSAFEEKPEEPVVLALDPKGHEDDSYEARKTFLTKYFNKQPYPTRREIEKLAASLWLWKSDIASHFSNKRKKCVRDCEKYKPGVLLGFNMKELNKVKHEMDFDAEWLFENHDEKNSRVNASKTVDKKINLEKDNDSSSDSYENLEEEYSESRSPFGQRVPDVAGKASSDGAVQNPQDGLAKEIVEENTLQSPEKAEQKQEESSKYEEMIAAEEPTKLVGDVSDSEGDQDDQDDAVEWKDGASQSESGPGSQQVSDFEDNALEVKPEVWTDESSQSEDAGSSKPTVEAKGGGSESDEEQSKWKNRSYGKVEGFWSKDQSQWKNASELEESLASEQMEWQSSTMDSEDGEGFGAVGAEPMHGSLPGVELSSQQA; this is encoded by the exons ATGATGCCCCGtaaagcttttctttcccagaaagaaaagcaggctCGTGCCAGGGAAAGGGATATGTTAAAAAAGAGGAGGAGGCGACAAGACTATCTCAAGAGAAGCGTGGAGCcgcagaaaaacacagaaacaatAAAATGGCACAGGGATGAtgagaagaggagagaaaatgagCAAGTTAAGGACAAAGATATCAAGAAGCGATGGAGACAGGATGAGAGAGAACGACGAAAGAATGTGGACGCTATGAATTGGCacagggaagaggagaagagggaaaatgaGCGAG AAACTATGTTCCAACTTCCTGTCAACAACCTTGGCAGTTTAAGAAAGGCCCggaaaactgtgaaaaaaatacttagtGACATTGGTTTGGAATACTGTAAAGAACATATAGAA gatTTTAAGCAGTTTGAACCTAATGacttttatttgaaaaacacTACATGGGAGGATGTGGGACTGTGGGACCCATCGCTTACAAAGAACCAG GACTATCGGACAAAGCCCTTTTGCTGCAGTGCATGTCCCTTCTCCTCGAAGTTCTTTTCAGCCTACAAAAGCCACTTCCGGAATGTTCACAGCGAAGACTTTGAGAACAGGATCCTGCTCAACTGCCCCTACTGTACCTTCAACGCGGACAAAAAGACTTTGGAAACGCACATTAAAATATTCCATGCTCCCAATGCCAGTACACCGAGTGGAGGCATCAGCACTTTCaaagataaaaacaaacacGAGAGCCTTAAACCCAAGCAGGCTGACAGTGTGGAACAAGCTGTTTATTACTGTAAGAAGTGCACTTACCGTGACCCGCTCTACGAAATCGTTCGAAAGCACATTTACAGGGAACATTTTCAGCACGTTGCTGCTCCTTACGTAGCCAAGGGAGGCGAAAAGTCCCTCAATGGTGCGGTTCCGTTGAGCTCCGGCGCCCGAGAGGAGGGGGGTATCCACTGCAAACGATGCCTTTTCATGCCGAAATCCTACGAAGCTTTAGTCCAACACGTGATCGAAGACCACGAACGGATCGGATACCAGGTCACGGCGATGATAGGTCACACCAACGTAGTGGTTCCGAGATCCAAACCTTTGATGCTAATAGCTCCCAAACCCCAGGATAAAAAGCCTATGGGACTCCCTCAGAGGATGGGCGCCCTCTCTGCTGGCAGTGTCCGCTCGCTCTCATCACAGCAGATGATGAACAGACTCACTATACCAAAGCCCACGTTAAATTCTGCAGGAGTCAACATGATGTCAAATGTTCACCTCCAGCAGAACAATTACGGGGTTAAATCAGTCCCCCCCAGTTACGTTGGTCAGCCAGGGGGGAGGCTCAGCCTCAGTGGCAACACACCTGTTTCTCTTTCCCAACAATCACAAAGCATGAAACAGTTTTCAGCGAGTGGCAATGGAAGGCCTTACACTctgggaggggagcagaggtCCCAGGCCTCAGCCAGGTACTCGCTGCAGTCTGCCAACTCCTCCTCGCTGTCCTCGGCGCAGCTCAAACAGACGTCACTGTCGCAGTCCCAGGCAGCATCCAGAGCTCTGGGTCAGTCTGGCTCCAAATCCCCCGTGGCTGCTACGGGTCCTTCCGCTATCAACACCTCGTCCACGCAGAAGTGGAAAATCTGTACCATCTGCAACGAGCTGTTCCCCGAAAATGTGTACAGTGTCCACTTTGAGAAGGAGCACAAGGCCGAGAAGGTGCCTGCGGTAGCCAACTACATCATGAAAATCCATAACTTCACGAGCAAATGTCTCTACTGTAACCGCTACCTGCCCACGGACACGCTGCTCAATCACATGCTGATCCACGGGCTCTCCTGCCCCTACTGCCGCTCCACCTTCAACGACGTGGAGAAAATGGCTGCCCACATGCGCATGGTGCACGTGGACGAGGAGATGGGACCTAAAACTGACTCCACCCTGACCTTTGATTTGACATTGCAGCAGGGCAGCCACACGAACATACACCTCCTTGTCACCACCTACAACCTGCGGGATGCTCCTGCCGAATCCGTAGCTTACCATGCTCAGAACACTCCCCCTGTCCCGCCAAAACCGCAGCCCAAAATCCAGGAGAAATCTGACGTACCCGTCAAAAGTTCTCCACAAGCAGCGGTGCCCTACAAAAAAGACGTGGGGAAAACTCTGTGTCCTCTGTGCTTTTCGATTCTAAAAGGCCCCATCTCTGACGCGCTGGCACATCACCTCCGGGAGAGGCACCAGGTGATCCAGACGGTTCACCCCGTGGAGAAGAAGCTGACCTACAAGTGCATCCACTGCCTGGGCGTGTACACGAGCAACATGACGGCCTCCACCATAACGCTGCACCTGGTGCACTGCAGGGGCGTGGGCAAGACCCAGAACgggcaggacaaggggacaTCGTCCCGGCTGGGCCAGTCCCCGGCGGCCGCGCCAGTGAAACGCGCCTACGAACACATGGAGTTCCCTCtgatgaagaagaggaagatgGACGACGATGACTCCCCCTCTGCCTTTGAGGAGAAGCCTGAAGAGCCTGTAGTTCTAGCACTGGACCCCAAGGGTCATGAAGATGATTCCTACGAAGCCAGGAAAACATTtcttacaaaatatttcaataagCAGCCCTACCCCACTCGGAGAGAGATTGAAAAGCTGGCGGCCAGTCTGTGGCTCTGGAAATCTGACATCGCATCTCACTTCAgcaacaaaaggaagaaatgtgTTAGGGATtgtgaaaaatataaacccGGGGTGCTGCTGGGCTTCAACATGAAAGAACTGAACAAAGTCAAACATGAGATGGATTTTGATGCTGAATGGCTGTTTGAAAACCACGATGAGAAGAATTCCAGAGTCAATGCCAGTAAGACTGTTGATAAAAAAATCAACCTAGAAAAAGACAATGACAGTTCCTCAGACAGCTACGAAAACCTAGAGGAGGAATACAGCGAGAGCCGCAGTCCCTTTGGCCAGCGCGTCCCTGATGTGGCTGGGAAGGCCTCGTCCGACGGTGCAGTGCAGAACCCCCAGGACGGCTTAGCCAAGGAAATCGTGGAGGAAAACACGTTACAGTCTCCAGAGAAGGCTGAGCAAAAACAAGAGGAAAGCTCTAAATACGAAGAGATGATTGCTGCTGAAGAGCCAACAAAGCTGGTAGGTGACGTTTCGGATAGTGAAGGTGATCAGGATGACCAGGATGATGCAGTGGAATGGAAAGATGGAGCTTCCCAGTCTGAAAGCGGGCCTGGCTCCCAGCAGGTTTCAGATTTTGAAGATAATGCCTTGGAGGTAAAACCAGAAGTGTGGACAGATGAATCTTCCCAAAGCGAAGATGCCGGGAGCAGTAAACCCACTGTGGAGGCCAAGGGGGGTGGATCTGAAAGCGATGAAGAACAGTCAAAGTGGAAGAATCGTTCCTATGGAAAAGTAGAAGGGTTTTGGTCCAAGGACCAGTCGCAATGGAAAAACGCCTCCGAGCTGGAGGAGAGCCTGGCCAGCGAGCAGATGGAGTGGCAGAGCAGCACAATGGACAGCGAGGACGGCGAGGGCTTCGGGGCCGTGGGGGCTGAGCCCATGCACGGCAGCCTGCCCGGGGTGGAGCTCAGCAGCCAGCAGGCGTGA